In the Lates calcarifer isolate ASB-BC8 linkage group LG16_LG22, TLL_Latcal_v3, whole genome shotgun sequence genome, CCCCTGATTCTGCACAACTGGCTGTAGTGAAAAGAGTCACCACTGACAGAACTCATTGAATAAAGAGCCCTTTGTGAATGGCTTGTTGGCTTTTAGTTCAATTAGAATTGACTCTGTGTTACAGTTTATCTTGAGGGGCCAAAGGTTTGCCTCATGGTAACACTTTTGCTCAAATGACCAGTACAGATAAACCTGGGGGTGTTGTAGTTCATGGTCTGCTCCTTAAACCCCTTGGATGCCCCTGTcctgaatttatttttcaggtgtaatttcttatgattttagcagcagaaacaaaatgaatttcACCTGCATCATCTTGATGTGGACGTAGGTCTTAATACTTTTAATGAACAGTAAGTAGTTACTGTCCTAAACTGCCCTTTAGAGCCCATACCCTCTTTATCTTAAAACACACCTTTACATCATGTTCATCTTTTTTCAAGTATGTACAACCAATTCTTGTTCATTTTTGCCATCCCACCCACATGCCTCAGCCCTGGACCCGTGCTCTGCCTACATCAGCCTGAATGAACCCTGGAGAAACACAGACTACCACATCAACCAATCATCTGGCGTGCCCCAGTGTGACAGCCACATGTCTGGAGAATGGTATCGCTTCACTGGCATGGCCGGGGATGCCATGCCCACCTTCTGCATCTCTGAGAATCACTGTGGCACCCACGCTCCCATCTGGCTCAATGGCAGCCACCCTCAACCCCATGAAGGCATTATcagcctgcctgtgtgtgccaGCTTCAATGACAACTGCTGCCAGTGGAATGCCAGTGTAGATGTGAAGGCCTGCGCTGGGGGATACTTTGTCTACCGCCTGCCCAGACCCTCAGTCTGCTTCCATGTTTACTGTGGCCGTGAGTGAGCATGTCTGATATGTAAAAAgtccatttttcatttccttgtcTTTTGTTGTATCAATACATTCATGTGCTTGTATGTTGCACAGATTTCTATGATATCTGCGATGAGGTGGACTGCGCAGGTCTGAGATGTCCTGAGTCTGACTGTCGCTGTGTACCTGGAACTGTGCTGGGTCCAGACGGACAAACATGCCTGggtgagacagacacaggaggaggaagagaaaggacAGATAAGTTGTGCAACAGGCAAAGATAAGCAAGAGAACATGTAAGACGGATAGGCTGGAAATGGTTtctgaaaaacaataacaataacaagtCAGTCAGACTGGATTCACAGTATGTTCACCCATTGTTGTGACAGATGCATTTATAGATGATAGATATATATTTCATGCTATTCTGAGTCAAATATCTGTGTTTACTTAAATTTAGTTGGATATTCAAAATATGGGGCAGAACTAGCAAAGACAGCAAAGGCCAATATGAtcatacagtttattttttcatcattttttaattatacattcttaatttgaaaaatttaaagcaaaaaagTTCAAAACAGTAAATGTTGAATTTTAACTGCATGTCCACTGACTATCAGGCCATGAAATGCAGTTTATAGAAAGTGCAAAGCCTGCTGAAGGAAGCAGTGATAGAGACAGGAAGATTGAAAGATTGTCTTTTATATTTGCTGACTTCAGCCAaggtggatgtgtgtgtgtgtgtgtggtacactGGACGGTACATCTAATGATGGGTGACAGGCATGCAGTGGGAACCTAACCGGCCTGAAAACTGCCATTATCTCATTATTCACCCATCTACCAAATCTGCCTTTGCCTGTCTCAGAAATTACTTCTTCAGTTCTCCGCTCCCTCTCTATCCTCACTCTCTTGCACTTTCACTTTCGTCTCTCCTTTTATTTCATCCATCATTATTTCTTTACCAGGCCGCTCAGTATTATAAACTCACTTTTAAATCCCTTTAAAGTTGATttgtcatcctcctctctgaaaCACTAAGTGAATTGCCTTGAGGCAATAAACTCCACCCATCTGGTACTCAGTCGATTAAAACAAGACTCATCAGATAATATTATCTGACCcaggtgtggtgtgtgtcccatgtTCAGATTTGAATGAGTGTGAAAAGGGCAATGGCGGCtgtgcagaggtgtgtgtgaacACCAAAGGCTCCAGGCGCTGTGAGTGTGGGCCGGGCCGTGTGCTGGATGAGGATGGACGCAACTGCAGAGGTACCTCTGTGACACATCAGCCGATGAAATGTTGTACTGAGATAATTAAACCAAGGAACCACacattgtttttcatctttttcttttctctgtgttgcctcCTGCAGAGATAGCAGGCTGTCACGTTAACAATGGAGGCTGCAGCCATGACTGCTCCTCACTGCTGGACTCCTATCAGTGCCACTGCCCCAGAGGATTGGAGCTGGGAGAGGATAAGCGCACATGtcagggtgtgtatgtgtgtatgtgtctgaaaGAAAGATAAACACTGTAGCTAGATAATAAATCAGATAACAAGGCAAGCTGACACTCTGAGAAGATATTTTAGATACTAGAGAGTTGACCAAAATGTACCATAACTTTCTACTGACCTTTTGTTTGAGAAAGGAAACAATCCTGGTGAAAACAATGTGTTACTTTCAGTCCATTTACCTCTGCCAATAGTCAAGATGTTCAGtgtaaaatcacattaaacaaaaaatgatggATCATGATGGAGGTGCAAAACCACAATAAATAACCAGAAACAAACTCAAACGATGATACAAACTCAATGATACTTTTGgcattttcatatttaacatttcaaactTTATAAGTATACTTTGAAAAAGTGAGTTAAGttggtgatttatttatttaaataaaacaaactgcttgCTGCTTGCCACCCGCCTTTGCTTAGAGGCCTGCTTGGGGGTTCTGTGGTAGAGGGTTTAATTCTTACTAGGCTCAGTAAATTTTGAAGTTCAACACCCAGATGAAAGAACTGACACAACTTTCAAAACACTAGACCTGTAAATAGTTAATCTAATGGCTGTTAGATGCTGTGGCAAGAAAACTCTAACTTTATATCTAACTTTAGGTGTTTCTGAAGTTCACTGCGTTAAGTTTTCACTGCGGAAATAGTGCAACTTCTGCAACACAGCAGCGCTCGTCCGCGTTTCTCTATCCTACCAATTACAATCGAGAAGGCGCGGGACTTACCAACACAGTCAAATATGCCGGATGATAAATTGATTGTGGTTGTCACTGACAAGCCAGCAATTTACGATTAAATCATTTACCACGATCGATATTTGGAATCAAGAGCGGGGGAGGGATGTTGCCATGTCTGTCGGACTTTCAGGTGTGTGATTCGCGCTGTGTTACGCTCCAGATCAATGATTTATTAAATGATTtataaggttttttttcttagtCGGGTCTGAACTGTAACTGTGTTAAAGTTGTGTGAATTTTCTTTTCTAGGAAAATAGCATCTGATCTGATCTCAAACTAAATGAAGAGAAGTACATAACAGGTTACATGCGACACAAGAGGCTGCAAACAATCGTTTGAATTGTTTCTTCGGTAAAACTTATTGTGTCTGTTATGGGTGTGAGCTCTATgcaacccccctcccccctccccaaaCTCTATATAAGTTCAATTGGTGACCTTTAACCTCCCTTTGCCAGTTGGCCCTTCCACGCCGAGCTAGCAGGAGCTGGAGcacatggaacaaacatttggtaactgCCGCTGTAAATATCAATACATTTGTTagattttcagtgtgtttgctgtgttagTGCAGTTGTTTCATTGTTAACATGTGAGTTAAGGGAAATCCACAACTTAATATAAACAAacctttcagtttttttccagATGGTTTTGTTGCTAATTTTGTATGCTTCTGCTAAGCTAGCATCATAGCTTAGCCTAGCCTAGCTGCACTTGTTTCTAGTTCTTCGGTAATGTGAAATTTTGAGCTACGCTTGTGTCTTGTCGTCTAAGAAGCTTATTCAACTCCTTTTGTCTTGAAGAAACTAAAGCATGTCCagtttttgtcttaaaatttTCAGCttagagcaaaaaaaaaaaaaaaaaaaaagctaagaaaaaaaagttttgacttTAATCACATGTTGACACAGAAAATCTATTAAATGTGTTGATAGGCAGTTACAAAATGTTTGCTCTATGTGCTCCAGTTCTTGTTAGCTCAGTGTGGAGAGGCTAGTTGAGCTAAGCCTGAGCTACTTGACCAGATATAccttgtgtttttcattgaaCTTCAAAATTTACTGAGCCTGGTAAGAATGAAACCCTCAACCTCAGAACCCCTAAGCAGAGTTTTTGTCtaattctaaaaaaaatctaatatttaatatttctggCTCTTTCAGTGCCAGTCCAGTGTGACTCCAGCTCTATTACAGTGTCAGTTCCTAAGGACCTTGTGGGAGGACTGGAACTCTTCTTGTCCAACTCGTCTTGTCGTGGTGTCTCCAATGGCACACACATCAACCTCAGCTTCAGCCTCAAGACTTGCGGCACAGTGGTAGAGGTCAGAGACACGACTTGAAATTGTTAGATTGAATGTGCACAGGGTTTTGTTTCTATGGTTAGGGGTTGGGGAAATACTTGAATATAATGCTACTATAATAAAGAGCTGTGACTTAAAAGTGGGTTGTGTCAGGTTGTCACTGAAAAAGCCATTAAAGTAAGGTAAATGTTGACCCCCAGGTGACAGATGACAAAATTGTTGGGACCAACCTGGTGACAGGCCTTCCCAGGAGCAGcccaggcagcagcagagatttgATAGTCCGCACCAGCAAGTTAGTGCTCCCAGTCACCTGTGAGTTCCCCAGGGAATACCACGTGTCAGACGGATACCAGGCAAGCCTGCGCAGCTCAGCCCTGAAGCTGGCAGGCCACAGTGAGGGAATCTTCCCGTTCTCCCTGGAGCTTTTCAAAAATGCAGAGTTCTCAGAGCCCTACCGCACCCCGCCCCAGCTGCGCCTGCAAGACTCCCTGTTCTTTGGGGTGGAGCCTAAGGAGAGAGTGGAGGGCCTCTCTGCACTGGTGGAGAGCTGCTTCGCCACACCCGGCCCCAAAGCTGACCAGGCTCTCAAGTATTACCTCATCAAAGACGGGTGAATATATCAATATACGTCAATATAcgttttatcagttttaatgttacaTCTTGTGCTATCTGACATACCACATTTGAACCAGAGAACAGCACTcctgaaactgtgttttaagtTATATAATACCATAGTGATTCAAACTATACCCAGGTCGTGATAAGTCTTATATTTGTGTCAAGTCAGTCTTTCTAGAAAAAATGATCTAGTATACAGAGTGTGATGTGTTTTCTATCTAAAAGGTACAGGTTTGTTTAGTTGTTGTGGATTTCACTTACTGTGGTTGACCAAAGAGAAAAATGCAATTTATTGAACCACATTTTCTCAATATCATACCTCTAGTAGTACTATGCAAAtagattttaaatacattttaagatatCAGTCTCTTGTATATCTGCCTTCACTCCACTATGGTGGTTACAGGAAGTTTGAAGAAGTCATTGTCTGTGTTAGTCTGGACTTTTCACAGAAGATACTGTCATCAGTTTTCATACtgaccttttctttttattggaAGTCCTCTGAATATAACAAAGGCAGTGTTGTGTGGAAATAATTTCCGGAGACATGGGGTTAATACATTTGTtagatgtaattttttttaatgctgtgggCTCCATAGATGAATTTCCATTCACCGCCATTGTATTGGAGTCAAGGCAGAAATCTTATTGATAGATATTTTATAACTtgagcaaatgaaaataaactgcatGGCACTGTGCTACTAGAAGAAACTGCTTTTATGTAATTTGGTTGAATTTACCCTTTAGAGTGTCTTGCTCGTGCACACACTAAAAACTGCTGAATTGcatctttttaatattttctcattaatACTAGAATTGCATTCAGTGGAATGGAACATTAATAGTTCTTTTAATAAACATCTGGATCAGACCCAGTGGGGGTTTCCTCAAagctttagcattagctgcttGACAGTTATAAGACTGTAAATCTTCACTCTTTCAAGgaaatgtcaaatgaaaaatgCCACTGGCCTCGTACTCTGAATAATGTGGAAAGAAAACTAGAATGTTTTGGGTAGAAAAATCGAAACACAGAACAGCTTTATTCTCACTCACTTTTGGCAAACTATTTCTTAACTGAATTCAGAGTAAGAGTTGCTCTTGCTGCTCTATGGATACCAACAGAGCAGGGCTATAATCTATTTTCACGATTTCCTAttaaaaatacagcagtgaGTTTCAGGGCTTTGGGGCGGCTGAGCTTGATGAAGTGGCTTGTTAGAAATATATATGGATCATTGTACTGTGTTAAGATATCACCTATATGTGTGACTCTTATTTCTACTCTTTGGCTTCCTATTCAGGTGCATCTCTGATGAAACAGTGACACAGTACTCATCAAAGGACCAGCTCTCTAAGCACTACCAGGTCCCTGTCTTCAAGTTCATTGGCAAGGACAACCAAGTGAGTAAAAGAAGCATGCTGGGAACCAGCTGGcgagtgtatgtgtatgtatgggCTTATGTTTGTGTAGCACTACAATGTAAAGAGTATATTCATAGACTATCTGAATTAGCAGTGTCCTTACACTGTGATGGTGGTCTTCATTATCTCTGCTTAAAATGAGCCTGTTTATTCTGTCTACAGCAAGTATACCTCCACTGCCAGGTGTTAGTATGCGGGGCAGGAGACTCCCGCTGTGCTCAGCATTGTCGAGGACGTGTCCAACGGGAGGCTCGGACCAGTGAGCCTCCGGAGCAGCACACACTGAGTGGAGGCCCCATCTTCATCCTGCCTTAGTCATGATGCTAACATATGGCAAGAAGACACCATGAGAACAGGCCAGCAGCACAAGCCAGGATCACATTTCCATTTAGATTAAAGATGAACTGGCCATTTCAGTTTATTTGGCATTTAAAACACCAAACAAATgtaggcatacacacacagggtaGTCCTTGTTTAAGTCCCACATGTACTCATATACATGCAGATGTGTAGTATACACACTCTGCTACAGTATACTACAGTATACTCACTATTTTTCCAGTCCCAGTGTCACTCACATTGCTTCAGATCACTTAAATTCTGGTTATTGcatccatgtctgtgtgtctttgccaCTCTGCCTGGCAGCACAATTTACTGACATTAAAGTGAATGACATTTCTATTAGAAATCATTCGGAGGGGCCACACAGTTCATTTGTAACAACTACAGCATGAGGGATGTTTTTCTAGGTCACACTCTCAGGCATTTCTCGGGCTTGATTACAGCTTAAAGATTTAGAGGATTTGTTGAAGGGGTTTATATTTCACACCATCACTGACTTGAAAAATACATGTAGAACATCCATAGATGTATTCTGACTCATTTGCTCAATGTAATCGATGCCTGGGAAGATCACATCGCATGTTACAGTGTGGTGGAAAAGAGATATCACTGTGTAGTGCTTGGAAATTATGCACATGCTTCATCACTCTGACAATTAATCTAGAATTAATCATGTCAGTTAAACTGCAATTAGTTATGCAGTtattcataaaaaacaaataagttaGATCAAACATTAACATAGTAGCTGTAATAGGCATTACATTTTACATGACACTGACTTAATGTTTGAGCACGCTAATTTGATAAACGTTAAATACCAGCACACAACGAACCATGTGCTCCATAGTAATTATTTTGTGTCTTCCTATCTAGAGGAAATCAGTCCAACTACAATATCCTTCCTATCAGGCACTTTGTTTGGAGTCATCAAAGTAATTTATGGTAATGGAGTCATAGAGACCTAAAACTGGcctaa is a window encoding:
- the oit3 gene encoding oncoprotein-induced transcript 3 protein; translated protein: MMIFLVINSLLQECLVVAGEALDPCSAYISLNEPWRNTDYHINQSSGVPQCDSHMSGEWYRFTGMAGDAMPTFCISENHCGTHAPIWLNGSHPQPHEGIISLPVCASFNDNCCQWNASVDVKACAGGYFVYRLPRPSVCFHVYCGHFYDICDEVDCAGLRCPESDCRCVPGTVLGPDGQTCLDLNECEKGNGGCAEVCVNTKGSRRCECGPGRVLDEDGRNCREIAGCHVNNGGCSHDCSSLLDSYQCHCPRGLELGEDKRTCQVPVQCDSSSITVSVPKDLVGGLELFLSNSSCRGVSNGTHINLSFSLKTCGTVVEVTDDKIVGTNLVTGLPRSSPGSSRDLIVRTSKLVLPVTCEFPREYHVSDGYQASLRSSALKLAGHSEGIFPFSLELFKNAEFSEPYRTPPQLRLQDSLFFGVEPKERVEGLSALVESCFATPGPKADQALKYYLIKDGCISDETVTQYSSKDQLSKHYQVPVFKFIGKDNQQVYLHCQVLVCGAGDSRCAQHCRGRVQREARTSEPPEQHTLSGGPIFILP